The DNA segment CCGGGATTTATCTTTCGTTGGGTAGCCTGTTTATTTTTATTTCATACCTTATTTTTTGGGTCATCGGTATTAGCGGTTGGTACAACTGGCAAAAAGAATACAATGCAGCAAAAAATCCCATCGGGAATAAATCCCGATGCTATTGATAGAGTGCTGGCACTTTATCAATAGCGGCAGGTCTGCGTACCTGTCGCCTGCCCGTCATTCCCAACTTGATTGGGAATCTCACTTTTCGACCCCTACCCGATTAATCCTTCGCCCGACATTCCCATAGTCGACTTCCCCTGTAGGAGAAGGAAAAGTTAAAGGCTGCATGCAAAACAGACAGTCAGGAAGGGGTAAGCAAACAACACTTACCCGCTTACCTTTCCCCTTCTTTCTGTATAAAGCAGTATGACTGAGCAACTGCTGCAATATTTGTGGAAATACCGCTTGCTGGATGCGCAAGCGCTTTGCACCCTTGAAGGCGAGCCCGTGCAAGTAATAAAACCCGGTGAGCAAAACCGCGACAGCGGAGCTGATTTTAGTAATGCCCGACTGAAAATAGGTGAGACGGTTTGGGCAGGAAACGTTGAAATTGAGCTTGAATCAGCCAATTGGGAAAAACACGGCCACCATGCAGATGCTTCGCACAACAACACCTTGCTGCTGGTATGCCTTCGGCATACTGCCAAAACCCCTGTTTCTGTTCCTGTGATTGAGTTGGGTAATCGGGTAAACGAAAAGTATAGCAGCACCTACCGTTTGTTAATGGAATCGCAAGCATTTATCCCTTGTCATAACTTTTTTGCCCGTGCAGATAATTTTATTGTGCAAAGCTGGTTGCAACGGCTGCTGATAGAGCGGATGGAGGAGAAAGTATTGCCAATCCTCACATCGTTACAACAAAACAAAAACAATTGGGAAGAAACCTTTTACCACGCGCTTGCCAAAAACTTCGGTTTTAATACCAACAGTGTCCCGTTTGAGCTACTGGCCAAACACAAAACCAGCTTATTACAGTTAGAAGCCCTGTTATTAGGCCAATCGGGATTATTACAAACAACAACCGAAACGGATAATTACGCGGAACAATTAATGGCTGAATATGCCTTTTTGGCCAACAAATACAAGCTATCGCCCATACACCACTCCCTATGGAAGTTTAGCAAAACACGTCCTGCCAACTTCCCTACCATGCGGATAGCTCAGTTTGCTGCGCTTATCCATACTTCTTCGCATTTATTCTCCAAAATCCTCGAAGAGGGCGCTGTACAAAACCTTCAATCCCTGTTTGAGATTAAAGCTTCAGCCTATTGGGATACCCACTACCGATTCGGCCATCAAACAACCTCTACAAAAAACATATTGGGTGCTGATGCTATTAATAATATCCTTATCAATACGGTTGCCCCTTTTTTATTTGCCTACGGCCATTATCATTCTAACGAAGAATACAAACAAAAAGCCCTTACGCTATTAGAACAACTGCCCAAAGAAAACAACCACATTATACGCGGATATCAGAACCTTAACTTACAAATAAACAATGCTGCTGAAAGCCAAGCCTTGCTTCAACTATATAAACATTGGTGTACTCCCAAAAAATGCCTGCAATGCCGTGTTGGATATAGCATATTAAAGGGCTATGAAG comes from the Bacteroidota bacterium genome and includes:
- a CDS encoding DUF2851 family protein, which produces MTEQLLQYLWKYRLLDAQALCTLEGEPVQVIKPGEQNRDSGADFSNARLKIGETVWAGNVEIELESANWEKHGHHADASHNNTLLLVCLRHTAKTPVSVPVIELGNRVNEKYSSTYRLLMESQAFIPCHNFFARADNFIVQSWLQRLLIERMEEKVLPILTSLQQNKNNWEETFYHALAKNFGFNTNSVPFELLAKHKTSLLQLEALLLGQSGLLQTTTETDNYAEQLMAEYAFLANKYKLSPIHHSLWKFSKTRPANFPTMRIAQFAALIHTSSHLFSKILEEGAVQNLQSLFEIKASAYWDTHYRFGHQTTSTKNILGADAINNILINTVAPFLFAYGHYHSNEEYKQKALTLLEQLPKENNHIIRGYQNLNLQINNAAESQALLQLYKHWCTPKKCLQCRVGYSILKGYEAETTS